A part of Primulina eburnea isolate SZY01 chromosome 10, ASM2296580v1, whole genome shotgun sequence genomic DNA contains:
- the LOC140803176 gene encoding uncharacterized protein translates to MHSFNLKVIAGFNYLSLRSRLSGGVKDHDLRVNRIVACSKSQSSGSSQGSFFSRTETYALLKQQLEVAAKSEDYKEAARLRDSLKLFEEEEPVLRLRRLLKEAIAEERFDDAAKYRDELKEIAPHCLLKCSSDATTLGIRIQVRSVYIEGRSQPSKGLYFFAYRIRITNNSDRPVQLLQRHWIITDANGKTENVHGIGVIGEQPVILPNTGFEYSSACPLSTPSGRMEGDFEMKHIDKVGSRSFNVAIAPFSLSTFGDGADTI, encoded by the exons GGGTTTCAATTATCTGTCCTTGCGGAGTCGGCTCAGTGGCGGCGTTAAAGATCATGATCTCCGGGTGAACAGAATCGTTGCTTGCAGTAAATCGCAGAGCTCGGGTTCGAGTCAGGGGTCTTTTTTTTCTCGGACGGAAACATATGCTTTGTTGAAGCAGCAATTGGAAGTTGCTGCTAAATCTGAG GATTACAAAGAAGCTGCTAGACTTCGTGATTCCTTAAAACTATTCGAGGAAGAGGAGCCAGTTTTGCGTCTTCGGAGATTGTTGAAGGAGGCCATTGCTGAGGAAAGATTTGAT GATGCAGCTAAGTACCGTGACGAGCTCAAGGAAATTGCTCCACATTGTCTCTTGAAGTGCTCTAGTGATGCAACGACTTTG GGCATTAGGATTCAAGTTAGAAGTGTGTACATTGAGGGCCGAAGTCAACCTTCGAAAGGTCTTTATTTTTTTGCATATAGGATCAGAATCACAAACAACTCAGACCGCCCTGTTCAACTTCTCCAAAGGCACTGGATCATCACTGACGCCAATGGCAAAACAGAGAATGTTCA TGGCATCGGAGTTATTGGTGAACAACCTGTTATTCTTCCTAATACTGGTTTTGAGTATTCATCTGCATGTCCGTTGAGCACACCGAGTGGCAGAATG GAGGGTGATTTTGAGATGAAGCATATTGATAAAGTAGGGTCGCGGTCTTTCAACGTGGCTATAGCCCCCTTTTCTTTATCAACATTCGGAGATGGTGCCGATACCATTTGA